TTAACCAGATTCCGGATCGCCTTCCGTGCCTCCGGTGTCGGTGTATTTTCCAATCCCCGTTCTACAGCCACTGCACTATACATAAACTCTCCCATATAAAAATGGTCACTGATCCAATCCGGATGCTTAGTCCTCCAAGCCTGTTGTTGTGCACTCAAAGGAGACTCAAATATGAACTCTTTATCTTCCATGTTCGTTTTTTTTGATTTTATATGAATAATCTACACCAAACAACGCTCCGGCAAACGTGCTGATCTCTCCGAAAGCCACTAATACGCTATTATGAATTTCTCCGGCCGGAGCAATCCAAAAACCGGAAAAGACCAAAGTAATGCCGGCTGCACAAAGCAGCACGGCCATTACCAATTGTACATTCATCTTTTTCATTCCGAATGCTTTACTCGATTACAGGACGGTCATCCTCACCACCGGAATTATCAGCCTTTTCCACTTCCGGAACAATCAGCGAATATCCCATTGTCTTTTTTGTCTCACGCAGGTCAAATCCGGGAGTAAATACGATCTTCGGAGCACGAATCAGACTTGCAGAGAACTTCTTTTTATCTTCTATGCCCTCGCTCCCGACCGTAATACGGAAATTGCCAAATTCTCCCAACTGAACAATACGACCATCCTGCAATTCCAAATCCAGAATATAATTCAGATTATCCAGTACCGCTTTCACATCCGCACTCGATACCGTACTTCTTGCAGCAATCAACTTGCACAAACGTCTGAGGTCTGTAAACCCGGTACTTTTCGATACCGCATAATACAACTTCGGAGAATCTTTCTTTCCCGGTTCCGACGGACGCAGAACCAATTTGTAACCTTGTGCCATAATTAAAAATGTTTTTAGTGAATAATTAAGTACAGCACAAAGATATACCGGCAAAAAAAGGATAAAAAGCAACAGGAACTTACATGTATAAGATGATTTTCAACTTCAAAGAGTCAACAGCCCAGCAACCATTACACTCCCGTTGCTTTTCAGAAATCTAAAATTTTAACATCTTTATTCTATTGCTATCTTCTCGAATAACTCATACAAGTCATCCGTATCTGCTCTTGCATATCGGATTTTATCCGATAAATACTTCACTTTCAGATCAACATTAAATCCGAGCTTAACAGCGAATGCCAACTTCGTATAAGATGTTTTACGCTTTTTATCCGGTCGTTCCAAAAGGCTCAGGATACGGATAAACAATGCTTCATCCTTCACGTCGTAAAGAAACTCTCCTAAAACAGTATCATTGCGCACAAAATCGATAAAACGCTGACGTTCACTTTTAATCAGGCTAACAAAAAAATCACGATACGCCGGACTCAGATTTCTCCAATCCGAAAAAGCCAAAGTAAAGGAATCTTTATAAAAGCCCTCCTTTTCCTCTGGTAACAAATTATTCACATGTTGCTGATAAACACAAACAGCTGGTTGGGCACCCAGCAATGCCATTAATAACTTTTTCATAACATTCTTAGAAGGTTGAATAGCCCTTCACCCCTCAAGCCACCAAACAAGATAACAAGGCCTGTAAAGAGGATTTAAATCCAGCTCTTCCAGCATCTTTTTCAGTGGCTCTAAAAAACACAAAACCCCGAAGAACTTAATCCCCGGGGCTTGCTTTTTTGTCTGTCTTCGCTCTTCACAGAGATCGAACAGAAGAACTTTATTTCATTACTTTAGTATTAATACTGACTGCTTGTTCGCCTGTCACAGGGTAATTGGTAGGGGCGGTTCGTGAACCGCCCACCACGCAGTCAATTTAAATTTATTGATTATAAATAGTTACTTATTTTACGATTGCTTTAACAGCAGCTTCACCTTCTACGGCTACTACTACGATACCTGCAGGAGCAGAGATCTGAGCTTCAGAAGAAGTGATTACTGTGTTGGCAATTGTCTGACCAAGTACGTTAGTGACAACAACATTCTTACCTGCAGCACCCTTAACAATAACAGCACCTTCTGTTGCGATTACTGATACTTCGGCAGCATTGATTTCGTCATTTGCAACCGGCTTATCGTCAGTCTTAGCGATGTTGAAACGTTCTGCGTCTGCGATGTCATTTGTTAATACAGCTACACCGTTGATCAGGCGAACGAATTCGTTATTCTGAGTTTCGATGTAGAATTCAGCCTTTTGGTCGTCATTCTTTGTCAGACGGAACTGAACAGCAGCGTTGTTGAATTCGTTCTTGCTTAGATCGATCGTATCGTTAGCAGCCAGTTTTGTTCCTTTGAACTTAGAACTCATGATCAACAAGGTATCACCCTGGTGAACAGCATCAACGAATGCCAGACGAGTGTAAGTTCTGTTTTCATACATAAACTTATCCAACATCTTCTTATCGCCCTTGTAAGCAGCTACAGAGTCAGACAATGTTACCAGATAGTTAGCGCGAACCTGGTCTACCAATTCGTACGGATGGCCGTGGTCAATCGGACAGAATGTTGTATCCGGAGTAAAGTCAGGACGAACAGCCAGCAAATACTGAGGACGTGCAGTTTCGTTACGTACATAAGCAGTATCGATGAACATGGCAGCTTTGTTTTCGCCATTGAACAATGCACCCAGGTAGTTGATACCTGTAGGATCTGATTCGTAACCGGCTACTCTGTTGGCTGTATTTTCATACAGATAACGGTTGTCTTCGCGAGTCAGGTTGATCTTGGCAACGTTAGTTCCCATGTTGTTCAAACCGTCTTCAGCATCAGTTACACCCAGACGACGGTATTTAGGAGCATCTTTGGCTACCAGGCCGAAAGTAGAAGTACGACCGTCATTCAGGTAACCCCAGTTGTATATAGAGTAATCTTCCGACTGATTTTCACCTTCCAGATCTTCCTGTACAAGGATTGAAGGATAATCTTTTACAGAAATCTTTTTAGAACCCAAAGCCCCTGTAATCTCGTTTTTCTCATTTTGCTGAGCTTTGATAATAGCATAATAATGTTGTGCGTCTGCTTCTTTAAATTCTTTCAGGAAGAAAGCATCCAGATTGGCATAGTTTACCTTTCCATTTGTCAACGTAGAGTTGATCAGTTTGAACTTACCGTCTTTATCAAGAGTGATGA
This is a stretch of genomic DNA from Parabacteroides chongii. It encodes these proteins:
- a CDS encoding HU family DNA-binding protein, coding for MAQGYKLVLRPSEPGKKDSPKLYYAVSKSTGFTDLRRLCKLIAARSTVSSADVKAVLDNLNYILDLELQDGRIVQLGEFGNFRITVGSEGIEDKKKFSASLIRAPKIVFTPGFDLRETKKTMGYSLIVPEVEKADNSGGEDDRPVIE